A portion of the Lysinibacillus timonensis genome contains these proteins:
- a CDS encoding aromatic acid/H+ symport family MFS transporter, with amino-acid sequence MNVVQINEKIDHSRFRSFHFSIIFWCFLIILMDGYDVVIYGSVVPTLMEEWSISTATAGAIGSYTAAGTAIGAVLFGLLADKIGRKKVIIICTIMFSLFTALSPFAGGPVLFTIMRVIAGLGLGGVMPNVIALSTEYAPKKIRGAIVSFIFCGYSIGAIAAAMVSKSFLPEIGWKPIFWIAAIPLVFIPFLIKQLPESANFLLSKGKEEEVRKIFSRLNPEGSLTPDTVFAKPVKSTTGSPIVSLFKNHLALSTIMFWISCFSCFVLIYAMNTWLPKLMIEAGYSLSNSLLFVVALNVGAIVGTIVFGRLTDKLGFKKVMVPLYFLGAIALSAIGLTNNTALAYILIGITGAASVGVQNISNALVSQFYQPGVRSTGLGASMAFGRIGGIFAPTFVGILLMMDLSAQMNFTFISIAAVLGGVAILFVQEKHAYYRQEEQMEEESSNQTPIVELENSRLT; translated from the coding sequence ATGAATGTTGTTCAAATAAACGAAAAAATTGATCATAGTCGCTTTCGTTCTTTCCATTTTTCTATTATTTTTTGGTGCTTTTTAATTATATTGATGGATGGATATGATGTGGTCATCTATGGTTCTGTTGTTCCTACTTTAATGGAGGAATGGTCAATCTCTACTGCTACTGCTGGAGCGATTGGGAGTTATACAGCTGCTGGAACAGCAATCGGTGCGGTGCTGTTCGGTTTACTAGCCGATAAAATTGGACGCAAAAAAGTAATTATTATCTGTACAATCATGTTTAGTTTATTTACTGCACTATCTCCTTTCGCTGGAGGACCGGTTCTTTTCACCATCATGCGTGTCATCGCTGGACTAGGTCTAGGTGGGGTAATGCCAAATGTCATTGCACTTTCCACTGAATACGCACCTAAGAAAATAAGAGGCGCGATTGTGTCGTTCATTTTCTGTGGGTATTCTATTGGTGCCATTGCTGCAGCGATGGTCAGTAAATCCTTTTTACCTGAAATAGGATGGAAGCCAATTTTTTGGATCGCAGCCATTCCATTAGTATTTATTCCCTTCTTAATTAAACAGCTTCCGGAATCGGCAAACTTCCTATTATCTAAAGGAAAAGAAGAGGAAGTACGTAAAATCTTTAGCAGATTAAATCCTGAAGGGTCACTCACACCTGATACGGTCTTTGCAAAGCCTGTCAAGTCAACAACTGGGTCACCCATTGTTTCGCTATTTAAGAATCATTTAGCACTTAGCACCATCATGTTTTGGATTTCTTGTTTTTCTTGTTTCGTTTTAATTTATGCCATGAACACATGGTTACCAAAGTTAATGATCGAAGCAGGATATAGTTTAAGTAATAGTCTATTGTTTGTGGTCGCTTTAAATGTAGGCGCGATTGTTGGGACAATCGTATTCGGACGTTTAACCGACAAACTAGGCTTTAAAAAAGTAATGGTACCGTTGTATTTCTTAGGGGCAATTGCACTATCGGCTATTGGTTTAACGAATAACACTGCACTTGCGTATATCTTAATTGGGATTACTGGGGCAGCCTCAGTCGGGGTCCAAAATATAAGCAACGCGCTTGTATCACAATTCTACCAACCTGGCGTTCGCTCGACTGGCCTTGGTGCATCCATGGCATTCGGTCGAATTGGCGGTATATTCGCTCCAACTTTTGTAGGGATTCTTTTAATGATGGACTTATCAGCACAAATGAATTTTACTTTCATTAGCATTGCAGCTGTACTCGGAGGAGTTGCAATACTATTCGTGCAGGAAAAGCACGCTTATTATCGTCAAGAAGAACAAATGGAGGAAGAAAGTTCCAATCAAACACCCATAGTCGAATTGGAAAACTCTCGTTTAACGTAA
- a CDS encoding flavin-dependent oxidoreductase yields the protein MPNSKSAIIVGGGIGGLVTALRLQRAGVLVKVFESVETIKALGVGINLLPHSVKVLTELGLTEELEKIGLPTAELMYVNKFGKKIWQEDRGLNAGYKWPQYSIHRGLLQMLLLNAVKEQLGDEAVFTGHHLSSFEDKSESVVAHFINKKTGEHVGTYEADILIAADGIHSVVRKHFYPNEGLPKYSGRILWRGITESTPFLTGRSMIMAGYQDQKFVAYPISPELAKEGRSLVNWIAELNVEEMPDRTDWNKEIDKEKFAPAFKKWDFGWLNVPKIIEEAQAVYEFPMVDRDPLPQWTFGRVTLLGDAAHPMYPIGSNGASQAILDADALGRVMEAQPDVELALKEYEAIRLEATANIVLLNRQNGPEQVMQIVEDRAPNGFDHLDDVISYEELEEIANRYKQVAGFDQKTLNNK from the coding sequence TTGCCGAATAGTAAATCAGCAATTATCGTCGGCGGAGGAATCGGCGGATTAGTAACGGCCCTCAGACTTCAACGCGCTGGCGTGCTAGTGAAAGTGTTTGAGAGTGTCGAAACAATAAAAGCATTAGGTGTTGGTATTAATCTATTACCCCATTCCGTTAAAGTGTTAACCGAACTAGGTTTAACGGAAGAATTAGAAAAAATAGGTTTACCTACAGCCGAACTAATGTATGTCAATAAATTCGGAAAGAAAATTTGGCAAGAAGATCGTGGTTTGAATGCCGGCTACAAATGGCCACAGTACTCGATTCACCGTGGACTCCTGCAAATGTTACTATTAAATGCAGTAAAAGAGCAATTAGGTGACGAAGCTGTATTTACTGGACATCACCTGTCTTCCTTTGAAGATAAATCAGAAAGTGTAGTTGCCCATTTTATCAATAAAAAAACTGGGGAACATGTTGGTACGTACGAAGCGGATATTCTAATCGCTGCAGATGGCATTCATTCTGTTGTTCGAAAACACTTCTACCCTAACGAAGGGTTACCAAAGTATAGTGGACGTATTTTATGGCGTGGTATTACAGAATCGACTCCGTTTTTAACTGGCCGTTCGATGATTATGGCAGGCTATCAAGATCAAAAGTTTGTTGCGTACCCAATTAGCCCCGAGCTTGCGAAAGAAGGTCGTTCGCTTGTGAATTGGATTGCCGAACTAAATGTTGAAGAAATGCCAGACCGCACAGATTGGAATAAAGAGATCGATAAAGAAAAGTTTGCTCCTGCCTTTAAAAAATGGGACTTTGGCTGGTTAAATGTACCTAAAATAATTGAAGAAGCACAAGCTGTGTACGAATTCCCAATGGTAGACCGTGATCCACTTCCCCAATGGACGTTTGGACGGGTGACTTTATTAGGGGATGCGGCACATCCAATGTATCCAATTGGTTCAAATGGTGCGTCACAAGCAATATTAGATGCGGACGCTCTAGGAAGAGTCATGGAAGCACAACCAGATGTGGAACTTGCATTAAAAGAGTACGAAGCAATACGACTCGAAGCAACAGCAAACATTGTGTTATTGAATCGTCAGAACGGGCCAGAACAAGTGATGCAAATTGTCGAGGATCGTGCACCAAATGGGTTTGATCATTTAGACGATGTCATTTCTTACGAAGAGCTTGAGGAAATTGCCAATCGATATAAGCAAGTTGCTGGATTCGACCAAAAAACATTAAACAACAAATAG
- a CDS encoding Dabb family protein, translating into MIEHIVLIQFSPTTTLEQKQELIHRTLQLKEKIPGIIDIQQGINFSERSKGYEMGLTVRFKDRDALENYLPHPAHQETLTYLQEIGVQDTIIVDFEI; encoded by the coding sequence ATGATCGAACATATTGTATTAATTCAATTTTCACCAACAACTACTCTGGAACAAAAACAAGAGCTCATTCATCGAACATTACAGCTGAAAGAAAAAATCCCTGGCATTATCGATATACAACAAGGCATCAATTTTTCAGAAAGAAGCAAAGGATACGAGATGGGACTAACAGTGCGTTTCAAAGACCGTGACGCTTTAGAAAACTATCTTCCCCATCCTGCACATCAGGAAACCCTAACGTACTTACAAGAAATTGGCGTTCAAGATACGATTATCGTAGATTTTGAGATTTAA